From one Bacillus sp. FJAT-42376 genomic stretch:
- a CDS encoding MgtC/SapB family protein, translated as MDEIIHFNVLLKLSFAAAAGIIIGLERELKGKPLGLKTCLIISVTACLLTVVSYESAFQYSEAYSRPMDPGRIPSYVISGIGFLGAGVILRRHNEVISGLTTAALVFASAAIGITIGAGFYFEALAGVVFIFTGVKILPVLLEKFVIRRLREKEFKVKLYTAKDTDLTALLDDLREKRLGIKRIRIKEEVEMITIYCVVTSEVKDNPTEIFYEVRKPKGIIRADVENME; from the coding sequence ATGGATGAAATAATCCATTTCAATGTGCTGCTGAAGCTGAGTTTTGCAGCCGCTGCAGGCATTATTATCGGTTTGGAAAGAGAATTAAAAGGAAAACCCCTGGGCTTAAAAACATGTCTGATTATTTCAGTCACCGCCTGCTTGCTGACGGTCGTTTCCTATGAGTCGGCCTTTCAGTATTCAGAAGCCTATTCCCGTCCCATGGATCCGGGACGGATTCCCTCCTATGTGATAAGCGGAATTGGGTTTTTAGGTGCCGGAGTCATACTAAGAAGACACAACGAAGTCATTTCAGGACTGACAACGGCCGCTCTTGTTTTTGCATCTGCAGCTATCGGGATTACCATTGGAGCAGGTTTTTATTTTGAAGCGCTGGCCGGCGTGGTATTTATTTTTACGGGAGTAAAAATTCTTCCGGTCCTTCTCGAAAAATTTGTGATAAGAAGGCTAAGAGAAAAAGAATTTAAGGTAAAGCTCTATACGGCAAAAGATACCGATCTGACCGCACTGCTTGATGACCTGCGTGAAAAAAGACTAGGAATTAAAAGAATCAGGATAAAAGAAGAAGTGGAAATGATTACGATTTATTGTGTGGTAACCTCGGAAGTGAAAGACAATCCAACGGAAATTTTTTATGAAGTTCGAAAGCCTAAGGGAATCATCCGGGCAGATGTTGAAAACATGGAGTAA
- a CDS encoding YebC/PmpR family DNA-binding transcriptional regulator has protein sequence MGRKWNNIKEKKAAKDKNTSRIYAKFGREIYVVAKQGEPDPELNQALKFVLERAKTYNVPKHIIDRAIEKAKGGSEENYDTLRYEGFGPNGSMVIVDALTNNVNRTASEVRAAFGKNGGNMGVSGSVAYMFDATAVIGVEGKDSDDVLELLMEADVDARDIQEEEDSVIVYAEPDQFHAMQEAFKGAGITEFTVAELSMLAQNDVELPEDAQAQFEKLIDALEDLEDVQQVYHNVDLGE, from the coding sequence ATGGGTCGTAAGTGGAATAACATTAAGGAAAAGAAGGCAGCTAAGGATAAAAACACGAGCCGGATTTATGCCAAGTTCGGCCGCGAAATTTATGTTGTGGCGAAACAAGGCGAGCCGGATCCTGAATTAAACCAAGCCTTGAAGTTCGTTCTTGAACGGGCAAAAACGTACAATGTGCCGAAGCATATTATTGACCGTGCCATCGAGAAAGCAAAAGGCGGATCTGAGGAAAACTACGATACGCTTCGCTATGAAGGATTCGGGCCAAACGGGTCAATGGTAATCGTTGATGCACTGACAAACAACGTAAACCGCACCGCTTCCGAGGTTCGCGCAGCATTCGGGAAAAATGGCGGAAACATGGGCGTCAGCGGTTCTGTGGCTTATATGTTTGACGCAACGGCTGTTATCGGAGTAGAAGGAAAAGATTCCGATGACGTACTTGAGCTTTTAATGGAAGCAGATGTAGATGCACGCGATATCCAGGAAGAAGAGGATTCCGTGATCGTTTATGCAGAGCCGGATCAATTCCACGCTATGCAGGAAGCATTCAAAGGCGCCGGCATTACGGAATTCACTGTAGCCGAGCTGTCCATGCTTGCTCAAAACGATGTAGAGCTTCCGGAAGATGCTCAGGCTCAATTCGAAAAATTGATTGATGCACTTGAAGATTTAGAGGATGTCCAGCAGGTTTATCATAACGTCGACCTGGGCGAATAA
- a CDS encoding penicillin-binding protein 2 yields MTEPAASTSENRALKKTRHLRMNILFLAVFLVFVLVIVRLGIVQIVRGEEYTKEVSRSETNVSAYPAPRGKMYDRYGRVVVDNIGVPAITYTVDKKTKPEDKIRAVKELSKLIQVESEAIKKIKEQESGRDLRDYWLSAHPKKAKKLLSKKDLKLDGKAQYQLQVKNIPQTEIEKMKMDPQQLSMAVLFKRFSSGYQYEPQIIKAQMPSKDGKTGPDVMLTQDEMARVSENLDKLPGINIITDWDRHYPYGDLLGPLLGKVTSSAEGIPKERMDYFQTRGYSRNDRVGKGYIEMQYEQYLNAAKSKIQYTTDKDGHVSEEVISAGSRGYDLKLTFDMELQKEIDKIIEEEIIKGRRGSGNRLVSSAFAVVMDPNSGDVLSMSGKQFNFKESSKPLDFSYGAFTGQYEMGSVVKGATVLTAYQHGMSTYKSYYDAPMTFKNTATKSSAGDRSLGWVNDIEALKKSSNIYMFKAVIENIAGFSYVENGPFKGSFKDIETLRNGYYQFGLGMETGIDLPNESHGYRTDPERVGQLMDFSIGQLDTYTPLQLAQYVSVIANGGYRIQPRVVKSVHDPISENGIGPYHLNKEPKILNRINNSEAEIKQVQRGFKAVTQTGGTAAGKFPGLDVSGKTGTAQTTYRYPDSKLTEKTYNINFVGYYPSEKPEIAFSVVVPYAKADINKAIASRVVKAYVDLQKKYEETPPETYKEKIE; encoded by the coding sequence ATGACCGAACCGGCAGCAAGTACATCAGAAAACCGGGCATTGAAAAAAACGAGGCATCTTCGGATGAATATTCTTTTTTTAGCTGTATTTCTCGTTTTTGTTTTAGTCATTGTCCGTTTAGGAATTGTTCAAATTGTCAGGGGAGAGGAATATACGAAGGAAGTCTCAAGATCTGAGACGAACGTATCTGCCTATCCAGCGCCAAGAGGGAAAATGTATGACCGCTACGGCCGGGTTGTCGTTGATAATATTGGGGTGCCTGCCATTACCTATACCGTTGACAAAAAAACGAAACCTGAAGATAAGATTCGGGCTGTTAAAGAACTAAGCAAGCTTATACAGGTGGAATCAGAAGCGATTAAGAAAATAAAGGAACAGGAAAGCGGGCGGGATTTGAGAGACTACTGGCTCTCTGCCCATCCGAAAAAGGCCAAAAAGCTGCTTTCAAAGAAAGATCTGAAGCTCGATGGAAAAGCCCAATATCAGCTTCAGGTTAAAAACATTCCCCAAACGGAAATAGAAAAGATGAAAATGGATCCACAGCAGCTGTCCATGGCTGTCCTGTTCAAACGCTTCTCCTCCGGCTATCAATATGAACCTCAAATCATCAAGGCTCAAATGCCTTCCAAGGATGGGAAAACAGGTCCGGATGTGATGCTCACACAGGATGAAATGGCCCGTGTATCCGAGAACCTGGATAAATTGCCTGGGATCAATATTATTACGGACTGGGACAGGCACTATCCGTATGGCGATTTGCTGGGACCGCTTCTTGGCAAAGTCACATCTTCAGCAGAAGGTATCCCGAAAGAAAGAATGGATTACTTCCAGACCAGGGGCTATTCAAGGAATGACCGGGTGGGCAAAGGGTATATAGAAATGCAGTATGAACAATACCTGAATGCAGCCAAATCAAAAATACAGTATACAACGGATAAAGACGGCCATGTATCCGAGGAAGTCATCTCTGCGGGCAGCCGCGGCTATGATCTAAAGCTCACATTTGACATGGAGCTCCAAAAAGAAATCGATAAAATTATTGAGGAAGAAATCATCAAAGGGAGAAGAGGATCCGGCAACCGGCTTGTAAGCAGCGCATTCGCTGTGGTGATGGATCCAAATTCAGGAGACGTTCTATCCATGTCCGGCAAGCAATTCAATTTCAAGGAGAGCAGCAAGCCGCTCGATTTTTCCTATGGAGCGTTCACGGGACAGTATGAGATGGGATCTGTCGTGAAGGGTGCTACGGTTTTGACCGCCTATCAGCATGGGATGTCCACCTATAAATCCTATTATGATGCTCCAATGACTTTTAAAAACACGGCAACCAAGTCTTCTGCGGGAGACCGTTCACTTGGCTGGGTGAATGATATTGAAGCATTGAAAAAGAGTTCCAATATTTACATGTTCAAAGCGGTTATTGAAAACATTGCCGGATTCTCTTATGTGGAAAACGGTCCGTTTAAAGGAAGTTTCAAAGATATTGAGACGTTAAGAAACGGATATTATCAGTTTGGTCTGGGAATGGAAACAGGAATTGACCTGCCAAATGAATCCCATGGGTACAGAACAGATCCGGAACGAGTCGGCCAGCTGATGGATTTCTCGATTGGCCAGCTTGATACGTATACACCGCTTCAGCTAGCCCAATATGTATCCGTAATCGCAAACGGGGGGTATCGTATTCAGCCCCGGGTCGTAAAATCAGTTCATGACCCTATTTCTGAAAATGGCATTGGCCCATATCATTTAAATAAGGAACCGAAAATCTTAAATCGGATTAACAATTCGGAAGCAGAGATCAAACAGGTTCAGAGAGGATTCAAAGCGGTAACCCAAACAGGAGGAACCGCTGCAGGAAAATTCCCAGGTCTCGATGTATCAGGAAAGACCGGTACAGCTCAAACGACCTATCGCTATCCGGACTCCAAGCTGACTGAGAAAACGTACAACATTAATTTTGTTGGCTACTACCCTTCCGAAAAACCGGAAATCGCTTTTAGTGTAGTCGTTCCTTATGCAAAGGCGGATATCAATAAAGCGATTGCTTCACGAGTAGTAAAAGCTTATGTGGATCTGCAGAAGAAATATGAAGAAACACCGCCTGAGACATACAAAGAAAAGATAGAATAA
- a CDS encoding SH3 domain-containing protein — MKTSVRKGLLIAGLLSATVFGSFSSGALTVAAASQQGVVKADVLNVRSAASINSSIVMQVKHNQAVHILDQKSGWTKIQSGKKTGWVKSSYLNVKQVTAAALKTAKVNASSLNVRSTPSTSGKVVMTLKRNASVTLMKTQNGWSQVSASGKTGWVNAKYLTASGTPAAPAPVKTEEKRVTAETLNIRATAASNGKVLASLKKNEIVTVLKTQGTWSNIKTSKGITGWAASQYLGSVTAPPAVETPAGFAYLNTDSNIRSGPGTSSPVILTLKTGTKLQTFEKQKDWTKVKIPDGRTGWVSNKLISAGQIETPVPESPTGVLTGKVIVVDAGHGGYDPGTRGSFTLEKSLTLTSSQLLVKKLQNEGANVKFTRNSDTYPLLSERAALSNKSKADAFISIHYDSGGLKATGISTFYYTFAKDSLLASKVHQNVLAAVKLPDRKASYKNLQVLRENKYPSILVELGFLSNPAEERLITTFDYQEKATNGIVQGLKSYFTK, encoded by the coding sequence ATGAAAACAAGCGTAAGAAAAGGATTACTGATTGCGGGTCTGCTTTCTGCAACAGTGTTTGGTTCCTTTTCCTCTGGAGCATTGACAGTAGCCGCGGCCTCCCAGCAAGGGGTTGTGAAAGCGGATGTTCTCAATGTACGATCGGCTGCATCCATAAATTCTTCCATTGTTATGCAAGTGAAACACAATCAGGCTGTTCACATCCTGGACCAAAAATCAGGCTGGACGAAGATTCAATCCGGAAAGAAAACAGGATGGGTAAAAAGCTCTTACCTAAACGTCAAACAAGTTACGGCAGCGGCATTAAAAACCGCCAAAGTAAATGCTTCCTCTTTGAATGTTCGTTCCACCCCAAGCACATCAGGCAAAGTGGTTATGACCCTGAAAAGGAATGCCTCCGTTACATTAATGAAGACACAAAATGGCTGGTCCCAAGTGTCAGCCAGCGGCAAAACCGGCTGGGTGAATGCTAAGTATCTGACTGCTTCCGGAACACCTGCAGCTCCTGCACCGGTTAAAACGGAGGAGAAACGGGTAACGGCAGAAACGTTAAATATAAGAGCCACAGCCGCTTCAAACGGAAAAGTGCTTGCTTCATTGAAGAAAAATGAGATTGTTACCGTATTGAAAACTCAGGGGACATGGTCAAACATTAAGACCAGCAAAGGAATTACCGGGTGGGCCGCTTCGCAGTATCTCGGGAGTGTCACTGCTCCCCCTGCTGTGGAGACTCCCGCCGGCTTTGCCTATCTGAATACAGATTCCAATATACGTTCTGGCCCCGGGACAAGCTCGCCTGTCATCCTTACGCTTAAAACAGGAACAAAGCTGCAAACATTTGAGAAACAAAAGGACTGGACGAAAGTTAAAATTCCCGATGGCCGGACAGGCTGGGTATCAAACAAACTGATTTCTGCCGGGCAAATCGAGACGCCGGTGCCTGAGAGTCCAACAGGGGTTCTTACCGGAAAAGTCATTGTCGTGGATGCCGGACATGGCGGATATGACCCCGGAACAAGAGGCAGTTTTACACTTGAAAAATCCCTGACACTCACCAGTTCTCAACTGCTTGTAAAAAAGCTTCAAAACGAAGGCGCCAATGTTAAATTCACCCGGAATTCGGATACATATCCCCTCCTTAGTGAACGGGCTGCCTTAAGCAACAAAAGCAAAGCGGACGCCTTTATCAGCATCCATTATGATTCCGGCGGTCTGAAAGCGACGGGAATTTCCACCTTCTACTACACATTTGCGAAAGACAGCCTGCTTGCCTCAAAGGTCCATCAAAATGTTTTGGCTGCTGTGAAGCTTCCGGACAGAAAGGCATCCTATAAAAATCTTCAGGTATTGAGGGAAAATAAATATCCTTCGATTTTGGTAGAGCTCGGATTTCTCTCCAACCCTGCTGAAGAACGGCTGATAACCACCTTTGACTACCAGGAAAAGGCGACAAATGGAATTGTGCAAGGACTGAAGAGTTATTTTACTAAGTAA
- a CDS encoding nuclease-related domain-containing protein, translated as MIVKERKTPLKILKLQALLRRIPPNHPKIPFLKEELYKRLAGFRGEKSLDYHLSQMDDSSTYILHDIRLKNGKGVFQIDTLILTNRFVLIIEVKNLAGTIYFDSIFNQLIRTKDGQETGFLDPLLQIQRLESSFRNWLMIKGFELLPVTGIVVISSPQTIIKAPEQNSASVIKKVLHAEKLISKYEEINTNYKKCFYDEKQMKKIGRLLNKHHEEENSSILERYNIHRNELLKGVMCPACQEIIEKCHGSWFCGKCHAYFKHAYIDAVNDYYLLIGDRITNKAMRDFLSINSISAATRLLQSLNLKSAGQNKGRVYELSFIEKSTS; from the coding sequence ATGATAGTAAAAGAAAGAAAAACCCCTCTGAAAATCCTCAAGTTACAAGCACTTCTTAGGAGAATTCCTCCAAATCATCCTAAAATCCCATTTTTGAAAGAAGAACTTTATAAAAGGCTAGCTGGTTTTCGCGGAGAGAAATCATTGGATTACCATTTATCTCAAATGGATGACAGCAGCACTTATATTTTGCACGATATTCGTTTAAAGAATGGGAAAGGTGTCTTTCAAATAGATACTCTCATCCTTACTAATCGGTTTGTCTTGATTATTGAGGTGAAAAACCTTGCAGGTACAATCTATTTTGATTCCATTTTTAATCAATTGATTCGAACAAAGGATGGACAGGAAACAGGATTTCTTGATCCTTTGCTGCAAATACAAAGACTGGAATCAAGCTTCAGGAACTGGTTAATGATTAAAGGGTTTGAATTACTTCCTGTAACCGGCATAGTTGTCATCAGCAGTCCACAGACTATTATTAAGGCTCCTGAACAAAATTCAGCTTCAGTTATCAAAAAAGTTCTTCATGCGGAAAAACTCATCTCAAAATATGAAGAGATAAATACGAATTATAAAAAGTGTTTTTATGACGAAAAGCAGATGAAAAAAATAGGAAGGTTACTAAATAAACATCATGAAGAAGAAAACTCCTCTATACTGGAACGTTATAATATTCACAGGAATGAATTGCTGAAGGGAGTAATGTGTCCAGCGTGTCAAGAGATCATTGAAAAGTGTCATGGGTCCTGGTTCTGCGGCAAATGTCATGCTTATTTCAAACACGCCTATATTGATGCTGTAAATGACTATTATCTCTTAATTGGTGATCGGATAACTAATAAAGCAATGAGAGATTTCTTAAGCATAAATTCTATTTCGGCTGCGACCCGCCTCCTCCAATCCCTCAACCTAAAATCCGCCGGCCAAAACAAAGGCAGAGTCTACGAGCTTTCTTTCATAGAAAAAAGCACCTCATAA
- a CDS encoding SDR family oxidoreductase, with amino-acid sequence MGRLENKTAVITGAATGIGQATAEIFAREGAKVICADINKDEMQKTVDKINKDGGQAEAVYLDVSSEESVIDFAGKLKEAYGTIDILFNNAGVDQQGGKVHEYPVELFDKIIAVDLRGTFLTSKYVIPLMLENGGSIINTSSMSGRAADLDRSGYNAAKGGITNFTRAMAIDYARDGIRVNSLSPGTIETPLIDTLVGGKDEDMGEKFREANKWITPMGRLGRPEEMATVALFLASDDSSYVTGEDITADGGIMAYTWPGKMLIEQDQWKKDTE; translated from the coding sequence ATGGGAAGATTAGAAAACAAAACAGCTGTCATTACCGGAGCAGCAACAGGGATTGGACAGGCAACGGCGGAAATTTTTGCAAGAGAAGGCGCTAAAGTGATCTGCGCGGATATCAATAAAGACGAAATGCAGAAAACCGTTGATAAAATCAATAAAGACGGCGGACAGGCAGAGGCTGTTTATCTCGACGTTTCGAGCGAGGAAAGCGTTATTGACTTTGCCGGCAAATTGAAGGAGGCATACGGTACCATCGATATTCTATTTAATAATGCAGGAGTTGATCAGCAAGGCGGAAAAGTGCATGAGTACCCGGTCGAGCTGTTCGACAAAATCATTGCCGTCGATTTGAGGGGAACGTTTCTTACAAGCAAATACGTAATCCCGCTCATGCTTGAAAACGGAGGCTCCATTATCAACACTTCCTCCATGTCAGGCCGGGCAGCCGATCTTGACCGCTCAGGCTATAATGCAGCAAAAGGAGGCATCACCAATTTCACCCGGGCAATGGCTATTGACTATGCACGTGATGGAATCCGGGTCAACTCCCTTTCCCCCGGAACGATTGAAACACCACTCATTGACACACTAGTCGGCGGCAAAGACGAGGATATGGGCGAAAAATTCAGAGAAGCCAACAAATGGATTACCCCAATGGGCAGACTCGGGCGTCCGGAAGAAATGGCAACCGTCGCTTTGTTCCTTGCCTCCGACGACAGCTCTTATGTCACCGGAGAAGACATCACCGCAGACGGCGGAATCATGGCTTATACATGGCCGGGTAAAATGCTGATCGAACAGGATCAGTGGAAAAAAGATACGGAATGA
- a CDS encoding ferritin, whose product MNEELQKLINSLIQIEHVSSTLYLAMSAYMGKLNYTGMEAWLRIQSEEERLHMLKLIDYLVGKNGTVQLKSIPDQPSDFGTPLETFQKVLAHEQFVTNAYRQAYQYASQADPQAAVIIQEFLREQIDEEAQSQTIVDRLKLAQNNPSALLLLDQELGQRKPAAAGAPPAAG is encoded by the coding sequence ATGAATGAAGAACTGCAAAAGCTCATCAACAGCCTCATTCAGATCGAGCATGTTTCATCTACGCTATATCTCGCCATGTCAGCCTATATGGGCAAGCTGAACTACACAGGGATGGAAGCATGGCTTCGAATTCAATCAGAAGAAGAAAGACTTCATATGCTGAAGCTGATTGACTATCTCGTCGGCAAAAATGGAACGGTCCAGCTCAAAAGCATCCCGGATCAGCCAAGTGACTTCGGAACACCGCTTGAAACCTTTCAAAAAGTGCTCGCCCATGAACAATTTGTTACAAATGCTTATCGTCAGGCTTATCAATATGCCAGCCAGGCAGACCCGCAGGCTGCAGTCATCATTCAGGAGTTTTTAAGGGAACAAATTGATGAAGAAGCACAAAGCCAAACGATTGTGGACCGCTTGAAGCTTGCCCAGAATAATCCGTCAGCGCTTTTGCTCCTGGATCAGGAATTAGGGCAGAGAAAACCGGCAGCTGCCGGGGCCCCGCCTGCTGCCGGATAA